One window from the genome of Bacillus sp. (in: firmicutes) encodes:
- a CDS encoding HAMP domain-containing protein, with translation MRLKAKLIIGVSGLSAIIILICSLFTYMTIKNFSKNVDDLTVGLSEVVNRDVSGFSGHYSGTLTYLEGKNVVDKLDNIIQSLELPLSSSKKTTNPTVLRQLFQAFVTENHYISTMYAATNNGIFASYSKNGTEPKQISGEWFQKAKQLKDGEFYISNLQTEKSGLQFITISTPMYSNNQFSGVIAADLNATLLSEYISQIKVGETGYIALIGADYSVIGHKDIKLVKEGKKVNDLPFFKGIDKGRILLDINKITYLPIVQEKTGWTVLSIIPQEEVSTFTQTIGTNMRSKITEANTLAAASLSKLVSTQVIVIALLLAISVVLSWLIARYFVNPLNSVSQLMESVSNGDLSSKLQVKSKDEIGVLLESVNKTIDSLREMVTKINTLALEVDNSSTILNEQAEISSSVAKIINDAMGEVSIGADKLSSDMFTVTSNVEQNANSIQSMSESIATIATQARKTKDVSSDGKLAMEKMKENMDVIVKQSVESSNIMKTLDSRLKQISDITKLIYDIAEQTNLLSLNASIEAARAGEHGKGFAVVAQEVKKLAEQSSESVEKVTTLITEILTDSSKALTNIDESKKSVEEGSHVVNDSERNFHHIVTYIDDLSNNIENIAATADEISNRSNDIFISIERVTNISQSTTAGVEEVTGSTDEQMDAVEKVKDISCKLQKLTNELKQSVGQFRL, from the coding sequence ATGAGACTAAAAGCAAAATTGATTATCGGGGTTTCTGGATTATCAGCCATCATCATCTTAATTTGTTCATTATTTACGTATATGACAATTAAGAACTTCTCAAAAAATGTCGATGATTTAACAGTCGGACTATCGGAAGTCGTTAATAGGGATGTAAGTGGATTTTCGGGGCATTATTCTGGAACACTTACATATCTAGAAGGAAAGAATGTTGTTGATAAACTAGATAATATTATTCAATCACTTGAACTTCCTTTAAGTTCAAGTAAAAAAACAACAAATCCAACAGTCTTAAGACAGCTATTCCAAGCATTTGTAACTGAGAATCATTATATTTCCACGATGTATGCGGCAACAAATAACGGGATTTTTGCTTCTTATTCAAAAAATGGAACAGAACCAAAGCAAATATCCGGAGAGTGGTTTCAAAAAGCAAAACAATTAAAAGATGGAGAGTTTTATATCTCTAATCTGCAGACGGAAAAAAGTGGTTTGCAATTCATTACAATCAGTACTCCGATGTATAGTAACAATCAATTTTCTGGTGTCATTGCAGCTGATTTAAATGCAACACTATTAAGTGAATATATTTCACAGATTAAAGTTGGTGAAACTGGGTATATTGCTTTAATAGGTGCAGATTATTCCGTTATTGGTCATAAGGATATAAAACTTGTTAAAGAAGGGAAAAAAGTAAATGACCTCCCGTTTTTTAAAGGAATAGATAAGGGAAGAATATTGTTAGATATTAACAAAATAACTTATCTGCCTATCGTTCAGGAAAAAACCGGTTGGACGGTTTTATCAATCATTCCCCAGGAGGAAGTTTCTACCTTTACACAAACAATAGGCACCAATATGAGATCCAAAATCACAGAAGCCAATACTCTAGCTGCAGCCAGCCTATCAAAGTTAGTATCGACTCAAGTCATCGTTATTGCGCTGTTGCTTGCGATATCGGTTGTTTTAAGTTGGTTAATTGCAAGATATTTCGTGAATCCATTAAATAGTGTCTCACAATTAATGGAATCAGTTTCTAATGGAGATCTTTCTAGCAAACTGCAAGTAAAATCAAAGGACGAAATCGGTGTTTTATTGGAATCTGTTAATAAAACGATTGATAGCTTAAGGGAAATGGTAACAAAAATTAATACACTTGCACTTGAAGTTGATAATAGTTCAACTATTTTAAACGAGCAAGCTGAGATTTCAAGTTCGGTTGCCAAAATAATAAACGACGCGATGGGCGAAGTTTCAATAGGAGCAGACAAACTTAGCTCCGATATGTTCACGGTTACAAGCAATGTAGAGCAAAACGCGAATTCCATTCAATCTATGTCCGAAAGTATTGCAACGATTGCAACACAAGCAAGGAAAACGAAAGATGTTTCCTCGGATGGCAAATTGGCGATGGAGAAAATGAAAGAAAATATGGACGTCATTGTAAAGCAATCTGTCGAATCGAGCAATATTATGAAAACACTTGATTCAAGGTTAAAGCAAATAAGTGATATTACAAAATTAATCTATGATATTGCTGAACAGACGAATTTACTCTCTTTAAATGCTTCAATCGAGGCTGCAAGAGCAGGTGAACATGGCAAAGGCTTTGCTGTAGTTGCCCAAGAAGTGAAAAAGCTAGCCGAACAATCAAGCGAATCAGTTGAAAAAGTGACAACATTAATCACCGAGATTTTAACCGATTCTTCAAAGGCTTTAACGAATATTGATGAAAGCAAAAAGTCAGTGGAAGAAGGCTCACATGTAGTCAATGACAGCGAAAGAAATTTCCATCACATTGTTACCTATATTGATGATTTATCAAATAATATTGAAAATATTGCTGCCACTGCCGATGAAATTTCAAACCGTAGCAACGATATTTTTATCTCCATTGAAAGAGTGACGAATATTAGTCAATCAACAACAGCCGGGGTTGAAGAAGTAACAGGTTCAACTGACGAACAAATGGATGCCGTCGAAAAAGTTAAGGATATATCTTGTAAGCTCCAGAAATTAACGAATGAATTAAAACAATCCGTCGGACAATTTAGACTATAG
- a CDS encoding HAD family hydrolase, whose translation MVKAIFFDLDDTLLWDQKSVKEAFVGTCQKAKEKYNIDPELLEEAVRNEARELYSSYETYPFTQMIGINPFEGLWGNFLDDQDDFKKLSQIVPTYRKDAWTRGLSALGIDDSDFGHELGELFPAIRRTVPFVYEESFQILDQLKGKYKLLLLTNGSPDLQNTKLAITPEIAPYFDHIVISGDYGRGKPDPSIFEHALKLMNINSDEAIMVGDNLLTDILGATRAGIKSVWINRHNKERLSDVTPTYEIKHLEELFSILDELK comes from the coding sequence ATGGTTAAAGCAATATTTTTCGATCTAGACGATACTTTATTATGGGATCAAAAAAGTGTAAAAGAGGCATTTGTTGGAACATGTCAAAAAGCAAAAGAAAAATATAATATCGATCCCGAATTGCTAGAGGAAGCTGTCCGAAATGAAGCTAGAGAGCTTTACAGCTCCTATGAAACATATCCGTTTACACAAATGATTGGAATCAATCCATTTGAAGGTCTTTGGGGAAATTTTTTAGATGATCAAGATGACTTTAAAAAGTTGAGCCAAATTGTCCCTACTTATCGTAAAGATGCCTGGACTCGCGGCTTAAGCGCACTTGGCATCGATGATTCCGATTTTGGCCATGAGTTAGGAGAACTTTTCCCAGCGATACGTCGAACAGTACCGTTTGTTTATGAGGAATCATTTCAAATCCTCGACCAATTAAAAGGAAAGTATAAACTTCTATTATTAACGAATGGCTCACCTGATTTGCAAAATACGAAACTAGCCATTACACCTGAAATTGCGCCTTATTTTGACCATATTGTTATTTCGGGTGACTATGGACGCGGCAAACCAGACCCTTCTATTTTCGAGCATGCTTTAAAATTAATGAATATAAATAGTGATGAAGCCATTATGGTAGGTGATAATTTATTAACAGACATCCTTGGGGCAACACGGGCAGGAATCAAATCCGTATGGATTAATCGCCATAATAAAGAAAGACTTTCAGATGTTACCCCTACATATGAAATTAAACATCTTGAAGAGCTATTCTCCATTTTAGACGAACTAAAATAA
- a CDS encoding thiamine phosphate synthase, whose amino-acid sequence MRYDVEKLRKKLRLYFVMGSNNCKNDPCIVLQKAILGGITLFQFREKGFGAKVGQEKIELAKKLQAICKDNGVPFIVNDDLELALEINADGIHIGQEDENPEKVREKIGDKILGISAHNVEEAKKAIIVGADYIGVGPMFETSTKKDIREVKGPHIITAMRENKIMIPIVGIGGIKGGLASSVIQAGADGVAVITAISNGDNPREAAKELLDEIQR is encoded by the coding sequence ATGAGATATGACGTGGAAAAGTTAAGAAAAAAACTTCGGCTTTATTTTGTCATGGGCAGCAATAATTGTAAAAATGATCCGTGCATTGTTTTACAAAAAGCAATTCTTGGTGGGATTACGCTTTTTCAGTTTCGTGAAAAAGGGTTCGGTGCAAAAGTTGGTCAGGAAAAAATTGAGTTGGCAAAAAAGCTCCAAGCAATATGCAAGGATAATGGTGTTCCTTTTATAGTAAATGATGATCTTGAACTGGCTCTCGAAATTAATGCGGATGGCATTCATATTGGCCAAGAAGATGAAAATCCTGAAAAGGTAAGAGAGAAAATTGGTGATAAAATTCTTGGGATTTCGGCCCATAACGTTGAGGAAGCGAAAAAAGCCATAATAGTAGGTGCTGATTATATAGGTGTTGGACCAATGTTCGAGACATCGACCAAAAAGGATATTCGTGAAGTTAAAGGACCACATATTATAACTGCAATGAGAGAAAATAAGATAATGATTCCAATCGTCGGCATTGGTGGTATTAAAGGCGGGCTTGCTTCCAGCGTTATCCAGGCTGGAGCAGACGGAGTTGCAGTCATTACAGCCATCAGTAATGGTGACAACCCTAGAGAGGCTGCCAAGGAATTGCTGGATGAAATTCAGAGGTGA
- a CDS encoding YjcZ family sporulation protein, translated as MFGYGYGGYGGYGACCGGYGYGGGYGYGRVFALIVVLFILLIIVGAAWAF; from the coding sequence ATGTTTGGATATGGATATGGCGGTTATGGTGGTTATGGTGCTTGTTGTGGTGGTTATGGATACGGCGGAGGATACGGCTACGGACGCGTCTTTGCGTTAATTGTTGTATTATTTATCCTATTAATTATTGTTGGTGCTGCTTGGGCTTTTTAA
- a CDS encoding alpha/beta-type small acid-soluble spore protein: protein MTSRNKLVVPGVQQMLDQFKEEIAQEFGVKLSAETVSRANGSIGGEITKRLVQQAQAELSDNR from the coding sequence ATGACGAGCAGGAACAAATTAGTAGTACCTGGTGTTCAACAAATGTTAGATCAATTTAAAGAAGAAATTGCACAAGAATTTGGTGTTAAACTTTCCGCTGAAACCGTTTCTCGTGCAAATGGATCTATAGGTGGAGAAATAACAAAACGATTAGTACAGCAGGCACAAGCGGAGTTATCGGACAATCGTTAG
- a CDS encoding Hsp20/alpha crystallin family protein, which translates to MSNRDFNFKGVPEKLQKVLGEDFLIEINKFIPKKGPDIDVFETERDVFVVVEQPGLSPNDNHINIRLEGYKLLIDGVVPYSYPVKKLIQSERFFGSFKREIVLPYSVQPKGIQATYKKGLVVITIPKKEEDESANVQIDFEED; encoded by the coding sequence ATGAGTAATCGGGACTTCAATTTCAAAGGTGTGCCAGAGAAACTACAGAAGGTGCTTGGAGAAGATTTTCTCATTGAAATCAATAAATTTATTCCTAAAAAAGGGCCAGATATTGATGTGTTTGAAACGGAAAGGGATGTATTTGTTGTTGTCGAACAACCGGGTCTATCTCCTAACGACAATCATATTAACATCCGTTTAGAAGGATATAAGTTATTAATAGATGGAGTTGTTCCATATTCATATCCAGTAAAAAAACTAATTCAATCAGAACGATTTTTCGGAAGTTTCAAAAGAGAAATTGTCCTCCCATATTCAGTCCAACCTAAAGGAATCCAGGCAACTTATAAGAAAGGGCTAGTAGTTATTACTATTCCGAAAAAGGAAGAGGATGAATCTGCAAATGTGCAAATAGATTTCGAAGAGGATTGA
- a CDS encoding B12-binding domain-containing radical SAM protein, with amino-acid sequence MNIICSTLNAKFIHTSLSLRYLKAYAEPEFMIQMAEYTINDPIMNIVSDLYRKKPDIIGFSCYIWNIEETIKVIKMLKKIKPEMVIILGGPEVTYDTLEWMERIKEVDFIVIGEGEGTFKALLSEITSQQKYQSVAGIAYRNGEEVCINQPREKLDLSTIPSPYRFPEDIPNLSKRVVYIETSRGCPFTCQFCLSSIEVGVRYFNREKIKEDILYLMEHGAKTIKFVDRTFNISRSYAMEMFQFLIDHHYPDTVFQFEITADIMRPEVLQFLNEHAPVGLFRFEIGIQSTNDYTNALVKRKQNFEKLARTVKMVKEGGKIAQHLDLIAGLPEENYASFRKTFNDVFAFEPEELQLGFLKMLRGTGLRRDAGQYGYIYEDHSPYEILGNNVLPFHDILRIQQVEDVLEKYWNAHRMDTTLLYLVWQIFDSPFDFFQEFGTYWDKQEWSKIGHQLEDLFDRLFQFLSSKNRLPLPIIEAMMKYDYLIGKTHKPRKPWWQDKFNKNLRSNYLKILSEAPSILGEEFRDLTLSEKDLHKHTIMEIIPFNIEHYLATGSISMENTLMLIFYSPAEKRSKLYTGPLTEVERLM; translated from the coding sequence ATGAATATTATTTGCTCTACGTTAAACGCCAAATTTATTCATACTAGCCTTTCATTACGATATTTAAAAGCTTATGCTGAACCCGAATTTATGATACAAATGGCTGAGTATACAATCAATGATCCCATTATGAATATCGTTTCAGACTTGTATCGAAAAAAGCCGGATATAATCGGTTTTAGCTGCTACATTTGGAATATCGAAGAGACGATTAAAGTAATTAAGATGCTAAAAAAAATAAAACCTGAAATGGTCATCATTTTGGGTGGACCTGAAGTAACATATGACACATTGGAATGGATGGAGAGAATAAAAGAAGTAGATTTCATTGTTATCGGTGAAGGGGAAGGTACATTTAAAGCATTGCTAAGCGAAATTACATCACAACAGAAGTATCAAAGTGTAGCTGGCATTGCTTATCGTAATGGCGAGGAGGTTTGTATAAATCAGCCACGAGAAAAGCTTGATTTGTCAACAATCCCCTCCCCTTACCGTTTTCCCGAGGATATCCCTAACTTGTCAAAGCGAGTTGTATATATTGAGACAAGCCGTGGATGTCCTTTTACTTGTCAATTTTGTCTCTCCTCGATTGAAGTAGGTGTTCGTTATTTTAATCGCGAAAAAATTAAAGAAGATATTTTATATTTAATGGAGCATGGTGCGAAAACGATTAAATTTGTTGATCGGACCTTTAATATAAGCAGAAGCTATGCAATGGAAATGTTTCAATTTTTAATTGACCACCACTATCCAGATACAGTCTTTCAATTTGAAATTACTGCGGATATTATGCGGCCTGAAGTACTCCAATTTCTTAACGAGCATGCACCAGTTGGATTATTTCGTTTTGAAATTGGGATTCAATCTACAAATGATTATACGAATGCGTTAGTCAAAAGAAAACAAAATTTCGAGAAGCTGGCACGGACAGTAAAAATGGTCAAAGAAGGTGGAAAAATAGCCCAGCATTTAGATTTGATTGCCGGCTTACCTGAGGAAAATTATGCTTCATTTAGAAAAACATTTAATGATGTTTTTGCCTTTGAACCAGAAGAATTGCAGCTTGGCTTCTTGAAAATGCTGCGCGGTACAGGGCTTAGAAGAGATGCTGGACAGTACGGTTATATTTACGAGGACCATTCCCCATATGAAATTTTAGGCAATAACGTCCTGCCCTTTCATGATATTTTACGGATACAACAAGTCGAAGATGTCCTTGAAAAATATTGGAATGCCCACCGCATGGATACAACTTTGCTTTATTTAGTATGGCAAATTTTCGACTCACCATTTGATTTCTTCCAAGAATTCGGCACATATTGGGATAAACAAGAGTGGAGCAAAATTGGCCATCAGCTTGAGGATTTATTTGATAGACTATTTCAGTTTTTAAGTTCGAAAAACAGGCTACCATTACCTATCATTGAGGCAATGATGAAATATGATTACCTGATTGGTAAAACACACAAACCGCGCAAACCATGGTGGCAGGACAAATTTAACAAGAACTTACGATCAAACTATTTAAAAATTCTGAGCGAAGCACCTTCCATATTAGGCGAGGAATTTAGAGACCTTACATTGTCGGAAAAAGATTTACATAAGCATACGATAATGGAGATCATTCCATTTAACATTGAACATTATCTTGCAACAGGCTCGATTAGCATGGAAAATACATTGATGCTTATCTTTTATAGCCCTGCAGAAAAGAGAAGTAAGCTCTATACAGGGCCATTAACAGAAGTGGAAAGGCTGATGTAA
- a CDS encoding DUF3905 domain-containing protein translates to MSKQAKKGKLEYPMINETMPHQISSPSFKNSGIEVQPPFVNEHGVVIGDSFYDSPNSPLNNWSIETNPEEMAGQEWVHPTNDIGWNTTENIELVEKSKPPQAAPFMHPTKDVSKGAD, encoded by the coding sequence ATGAGTAAACAAGCAAAAAAAGGAAAGTTGGAATATCCGATGATTAATGAGACAATGCCACATCAAATTTCTTCCCCTTCTTTTAAAAATAGTGGCATTGAAGTACAGCCTCCTTTTGTCAATGAGCACGGTGTGGTGATTGGTGACAGCTTTTATGACTCCCCTAACTCTCCATTAAATAACTGGAGCATAGAAACTAACCCTGAGGAAATGGCTGGTCAAGAATGGGTGCATCCGACAAATGATATCGGTTGGAATACAACTGAAAATATTGAACTTGTTGAGAAAAGTAAGCCGCCGCAAGCAGCCCCGTTTATGCATCCAACTAAGGACGTAAGCAAAGGTGCAGATTAA
- a CDS encoding Ig domain-containing protein, with amino-acid sequence MRFLKLSFVIPFIICSLILSSSTTIYAAPLSRLYSTEATANTYKAVLLTDIEKIIQGSMAKRENTVVIKYKGSTNKLLDVISGYISKAIEADEYLNYSYRNVNMSYKAYGKDVTITLKFSYYESALEMKYVDQKVKAILTKIIKPGMNDHEKVKAVHDYLVLNLAYDTRLMNNSPYSALTTGITACNGYAMLVYKMLKELDIEVRLISGTASSQAFNTQNHAWNMVKLDGYWYHLDATWDDPVPDESGRVLYDYYLLTDKEIAKNHDWKTGGVNGEEKPYPVASTSYFTLLQTKLATVNEANKYMELMNALELQYLLPEYTATNLTELSEMIKYQFANYKKDFSIRYTGKTNDLVSNLRQLIYKSAEEKKVRSWSFGSTPYIRGTTANDQLINIADIVYQ; translated from the coding sequence ATGAGATTTTTGAAGCTGTCGTTCGTAATTCCGTTCATCATATGCAGTTTAATTCTGTCAAGTTCAACAACGATTTATGCAGCGCCATTATCTAGATTATATTCTACTGAAGCAACTGCAAATACATACAAAGCGGTTTTGTTGACAGATATAGAAAAGATTATCCAAGGTTCAATGGCTAAACGAGAAAATACGGTTGTCATTAAGTATAAAGGGTCAACTAACAAATTATTAGATGTTATTAGTGGCTATATTTCCAAGGCGATTGAAGCGGACGAATATTTGAACTACTCGTATCGCAATGTCAATATGTCATATAAAGCATATGGAAAAGATGTGACGATTACCCTTAAATTTTCGTACTATGAATCAGCTCTTGAGATGAAATACGTTGATCAAAAAGTGAAGGCCATTTTGACAAAAATCATTAAGCCTGGGATGAATGACCATGAAAAAGTAAAAGCTGTACATGATTATCTTGTCCTCAATTTGGCATATGATACAAGGTTAATGAATAACTCGCCTTATTCTGCGTTAACGACAGGTATTACTGCATGTAATGGCTATGCCATGCTAGTATATAAAATGTTAAAGGAACTAGATATCGAAGTAAGGCTAATAAGCGGTACAGCTAGTAGCCAAGCTTTCAATACGCAAAACCATGCATGGAATATGGTGAAATTGGATGGGTATTGGTATCATTTAGATGCAACCTGGGATGACCCTGTACCAGACGAGTCAGGCCGCGTTCTTTATGATTACTACTTGTTAACCGATAAAGAAATTGCTAAAAATCATGATTGGAAAACAGGTGGGGTAAATGGGGAAGAAAAACCATATCCAGTCGCTTCAACTTCTTATTTCACATTGTTGCAAACAAAATTAGCAACCGTAAACGAAGCGAACAAGTATATGGAATTAATGAATGCATTGGAATTACAATATTTATTGCCGGAGTACACAGCTACAAATTTAACAGAATTAAGCGAAATGATTAAATATCAATTTGCTAATTATAAAAAAGACTTTAGTATTCGTTATACAGGTAAAACTAATGATCTCGTATCCAACTTAAGACAGCTTATTTATAAAAGTGCCGAGGAAAAGAAGGTAAGATCATGGAGCTTTGGCTCCACTCCTTATATTAGAGGCACAACGGCAAATGATCAGCTAATTAACATCGCAGATATTGTTTATCAATAA
- a CDS encoding YjcZ family sporulation protein, which yields MAAYGGGGYAGGFALIVVLFILLIIVGVAFVN from the coding sequence ATGGCAGCATACGGCGGCGGAGGTTACGCAGGCGGCTTTGCATTAATTGTCGTTTTATTCATCTTGTTAATCATTGTTGGTGTAGCTTTCGTTAACTAG
- a CDS encoding EAL domain-containing protein encodes MSKTGKDMKKGLRFAFVFTSIYFIIGIIGISVVDLLINSYREWFFLLITTVIMFYISLKFVYRDREQIKTLVKQQLELKIYKSIFEQMNEGLVITNKHEKILSVNPSFTVMTGYREDEVIGKTPAILSSGIHSHEFYENMKTELQNNGRWQGEIVNQRKNGQIFPEQLSISEIRNMDGEITNYIGVFTDISHQRKVEGKIEFLTHYDSFTKLPKFNLFMKHLHNYITDELLEQKNFSLFIVDTAKLKSLNAMYGHKVGDDLLQTLAIRIQTRYKGLFMGRLNSKEFAIIQPHFYSEDDIKKEAASLLQEIELPFYYEGEEFFLSATIGIGIYPQHGATADELYKNATLAKTAAKEVGYKYQIFGNELLSKVKRKVLLENHLKKAIEMNELQMHYQPQVDIKNNNLVGFEALIRWNHSNFGTIPPAEFIPLAEESGLIIEIGEWVLETVCLQIKEWHNAGIIIPKISVNLSPKQFLNHNLLNRIKSIINKTNVQPSFIELEITENMNLFQNESVVQTLINLKKLGFHLSIDDFGKGHSNLSYLQKLPIDSIKIDRTFISDLPQNKNNIALTKAIIAMAHELQLSVVAEGIETKEQLEFLNEHHCNIAQGFYLSKALPSEEIVKLLLKVDDVYQLAL; translated from the coding sequence ATGTCAAAGACAGGGAAAGATATGAAAAAAGGATTGCGATTTGCGTTTGTTTTTACTTCCATTTATTTTATCATTGGAATAATTGGAATTTCTGTAGTAGACTTATTAATTAATAGTTATAGAGAATGGTTCTTTTTACTAATAACGACGGTCATCATGTTTTATATTTCATTAAAATTCGTATATCGTGACCGTGAACAAATCAAAACGCTAGTTAAACAACAATTGGAGCTTAAAATTTATAAATCTATTTTTGAGCAAATGAACGAAGGTCTTGTCATTACAAATAAGCATGAAAAAATTTTATCAGTAAACCCATCATTTACAGTAATGACAGGATATCGCGAAGATGAGGTGATCGGGAAAACCCCCGCGATTTTAAGCTCTGGCATTCACTCCCATGAATTTTACGAAAATATGAAAACTGAATTACAAAATAACGGGCGCTGGCAAGGCGAAATCGTCAATCAAAGAAAAAATGGTCAAATATTCCCTGAGCAGCTTAGCATTTCTGAGATTAGAAATATGGATGGGGAGATTACAAATTATATTGGCGTTTTTACAGATATTTCGCACCAACGAAAGGTTGAGGGGAAGATTGAATTTCTCACACATTATGATTCCTTTACAAAATTGCCGAAATTCAACTTATTTATGAAACATCTGCATAATTACATTACTGACGAGTTACTTGAACAGAAAAATTTTTCATTATTTATCGTTGACACTGCAAAATTAAAATCATTAAATGCGATGTACGGTCATAAAGTAGGCGATGATTTATTGCAAACATTAGCGATTCGCATTCAAACAAGATATAAAGGCTTGTTTATGGGCAGACTCAACTCAAAGGAATTTGCTATTATCCAACCACATTTTTATTCGGAAGATGACATCAAAAAAGAGGCGGCAAGTTTGTTACAGGAAATTGAATTACCTTTTTATTATGAGGGGGAAGAGTTTTTCCTTTCAGCGACGATTGGCATTGGGATTTATCCACAACATGGGGCGACCGCAGATGAATTATATAAAAATGCAACACTTGCCAAAACGGCCGCAAAAGAAGTTGGTTATAAATACCAAATATTCGGAAATGAACTTTTATCTAAAGTAAAAAGAAAAGTTTTACTAGAAAATCATTTAAAGAAAGCAATCGAAATGAACGAATTGCAAATGCATTATCAACCGCAAGTCGATATAAAAAACAATAATCTTGTCGGCTTTGAAGCATTAATTCGCTGGAATCATTCTAATTTTGGCACAATCCCACCTGCTGAATTTATTCCTTTGGCAGAGGAGTCTGGACTAATTATCGAAATTGGCGAATGGGTTTTAGAAACGGTTTGTTTACAAATAAAAGAATGGCATAATGCTGGAATCATTATTCCAAAAATATCGGTAAACTTGTCTCCTAAACAATTTCTAAATCATAATTTATTAAATCGGATTAAAAGTATCATCAATAAAACGAATGTTCAGCCGTCTTTTATTGAATTAGAAATAACCGAAAACATGAATCTATTTCAAAATGAATCAGTTGTGCAAACGCTCATCAACCTTAAAAAGCTCGGGTTTCATTTATCAATTGACGACTTTGGAAAAGGGCATTCAAATTTAAGTTACCTTCAGAAGCTACCAATTGATTCGATTAAAATAGACCGGACTTTCATTAGCGACCTTCCACAAAATAAAAATAACATTGCGCTAACAAAAGCAATCATTGCTATGGCCCATGAATTACAATTATCAGTTGTTGCCGAAGGAATTGAAACAAAAGAACAACTGGAATTTTTAAATGAGCACCATTGTAATATTGCCCAAGGGTTTTACTTAAGTAAAGCATTGCCTAGTGAGGAAATCGTTAAACTATTATTGAAAGTGGATGATGTATATCAGTTGGCTTTATAA
- a CDS encoding CoA pyrophosphatase, producing the protein MDGYAISFQKIKNNLPHILGNKSFKTYAVLVPLIKTNDDIEVIFEVRAHSLRRQPGEISFPGGRIDQDDENSKAAAIRETCEELQINKKEIDVIGPLDFYVTSTEAIIYPYVGWIEKNLADISPNSAEVNELFTVPLSFLLKAEPEIYRVNYEVQPEDDFPFHLIPNGKNYNWRQRGMREYFYYYEDKVIWGMTARILHEFLEKLK; encoded by the coding sequence ATGGATGGTTATGCCATAAGCTTTCAAAAAATAAAAAATAATCTGCCACACATTCTAGGCAACAAATCCTTCAAAACTTATGCCGTATTGGTACCTTTGATAAAAACAAATGATGATATTGAGGTTATCTTCGAAGTACGTGCACACAGTTTAAGACGTCAACCAGGTGAAATTAGTTTTCCAGGCGGACGAATCGATCAGGATGATGAAAATAGTAAAGCGGCTGCCATTAGGGAAACTTGTGAAGAATTGCAAATTAATAAGAAAGAGATTGACGTAATTGGCCCATTAGATTTTTATGTTACTTCAACTGAAGCGATTATATACCCATATGTCGGCTGGATTGAAAAGAATTTAGCGGATATCTCTCCTAATTCAGCGGAAGTAAATGAGTTATTCACCGTTCCACTTTCATTTCTTTTAAAGGCTGAACCAGAAATTTATAGAGTCAACTATGAAGTACAGCCTGAAGACGATTTCCCTTTTCACCTTATCCCAAACGGAAAAAATTATAATTGGCGCCAACGTGGTATGAGAGAATATTTTTATTATTATGAAGACAAGGTAATCTGGGGTATGACAGCGCGAATTCTTCACGAGTTTCTCGAAAAGTTAAAATAA